The region ACTCAGTTATAACATTTGCAATGATAAATAGAGCTGTATACAAATCTTCGTTATTAAAGGAATATCCGAATTCTTTCCTCATCTCTTCATTTGTATAGCCAAATGTTTTTACTCCAGGTATCGGCGAGATGTAGAATGTTCCAGCTTTTTCATTTAAAAATAGTCCCATTGTTTGGCATAGATTTTCTAAGTCACTCAGAGTATCTCCATCGTTAATAATACTTTCATGGATTATGGGAAATTCATCTCTTGAAAGACTTCCTTTTTCAATCAGTACTTTAAGAGCATTCCCTACGGTATCAATATTCTTGGCCATTTTTCAAGCTTCCTTTCTCAATCAGGCATATTTTTAGATTCCCAATCGTTCTATCTTCTTCACCGTTAATTTGTACCTTTTGATCCGGTTCAGTTGCAATATGGATCTCGGCATTATAAGCCATTTTCATTTTCTCAAACCAGAAGTATGTTAATAGTTCTTGTACTTGGAACACTTCAATAGGTTTATCTATTATCAAGTTTCTTTCATTCAGTTGTATCACCTGCACATTATCAGAGCCGTATTCATTCTCTCTTTGTGCATCCGGCAAATAACTTAAGCTTAATAAAAAGCTTAAAAAGTCAATTGACCCTATTGCAGCTGTTCCCTTTCCTTGCTCAACATAGCTTATAAAATCTGAGATATCCTCTATCGTAGTATTTATCTTAACCAGGTATTCGACCAACATCTCGAACAGTTTAAAATAATTGTTCTTCATTCGGCCATCATAGATTTTTTCAAAGTCTTCATGTTTTTGCGGTTTTACGTTAATTTCTTCAGGTACTATGTTCTCCATTTGCCTTGTAACCTTTTGCCCCGATAAAGCGACCGTAACCCCAAAGCGCTTGTTTCGTTTCGGCAATAGTAATGGCTGAACAGAATTTATAAATTTATCGATAGGGGTATCGAGTTTTGTCAATTCATCAAAGTGCTCCTGTAAATTGAACAGGCTTAGAAAGATATTGATCATCGATGATTTATCAATTTCAAGCATTTCAACTGGCATTTTTGAAATTTCATTTGTATACAGGGCTTGAAGGTTCGAACTCTTGCTGAGTTCAATTTCAATAGCTCTTAACACCTCGATATCTTCGGGTGTGAGTGTAATGTTATTCTTTTCTAGGTATTCGCTCTCCTTGTAAAGCTGCAGGCGCTCCTTGGCATCTTCATAATGACTCGTTTCTTCACTGCGAAGATCAAAGAAATCGCCCCAATATTTTTTGTAAAGTCTACTCGCTTCTTCACGACCAAATCTGTTCATAGACAAGATTTCCGTCTTAATGTCCAATTGTCTCAATGTTTCCAGATTAATGCTCTTAATGGTATTTAGAGCTGCTTTATACTTTTTCTTTTCCAATTGCAGTTTGAAAAGGTATAACGCCACGGTCAGCTTAGCTTCCTGCGGAATCTCCTTTGATGAAATAAGAAACTCCAACCCTTTATCAGTTATCTTGAACCCTTCATCTTTGAGGCTGTAATCCACATAGGCAACCTTGACCGATTTTACACTGCGAATATCGTGATCATAGTATTCAAATTTAATTGGATCTCCATTCGGCTTAGCTCCTTGGAGCTTGGAAATTAGGTTCTCGGCAATCTCATCCAAGTTGTATTCATCAACATACTCAATACCACTTAAGTACTCATTTATAAAAGTTTTGATTTCATAAACTTTCATCGCATATGCATTCAGTCGCCCTTCTTCAACCATGTAAATGAGAAGTGATATTACTAAATTGCCAATATCAAACGCATAGGAAGCTCCCGACACAATATAATAATACAGCGAATATATCCCTATTATTTCCTGACGGTTACTGGCATCAGAATAGTCTATATTGTAGTTCATCCATTGTCACCTTCATATCATCATAGTTTAATGCTTCCTGCGGAATACATCCTTCAGACTCCAATATTGACATTATTGAGGTTCTATCTTCGTCAAATAGGTTTGTCAGTATGTCTTCAGCTTTTGAGTTATCAATCGTTCGTTTTTTGATTAGCGCTCGTCCTTCATAGCTAAGCAAGCTATGGTATAAAGCCCTTGAGAGCTTGATGTTATGTTGCGGGTACTTTTCTATAAGAGACCTTGCAATATCAAAACCTTCTTGATCAACATCTCCATAGTATAAAAACAAATCGTTGTTCCCGAGGCTATATACATGCAAGAACTTAAAGATCTTAATAACTGCTCTTCCTTCTCCGAAGAGAACACCTTTGATGTTGGACTCTTTCCCAGCTAATAGTCTTAGTAGTGAAAAGCAGGTATCTTTATTCTCGACAACTAGAACCGTATCACCATCGGAAGATGTTGGATAATAGAAGGGCGATATTGTATCCACATACGGAATGTCGCTAATCTCTAGCCCCAGATTGTTAAGGATACGTTTTCCATTCACTGAAGCTTTTTCGGGCTGTGATAATGCTTTTTCGTCTTTGAAAACCACATATGAAATTTCATTGAGCGTCAATTCTCCGGAATTTCTATGTAGAAGGGCTGTTAGTCTCTCAATGTGGGGTCTATCAATATGATACTGATCTAAATTCTTCAGATAGTATGAAGCGTCCATCCCTAAATCGTGGCAAAACAAATCAAGATCTACGGCTTCAGATTGACCTTCCAAATTCCATTTATTAATAGTGATTTTTCTCTGGATAGAATCCAAATTTGCCTCACCTTTGCCACTTCTCTTTATTTGAATAATTCTTTGGTCATCCAAATCTTGGAGCTGCTGAATATACTCATTGATTTCTTCACGAGACCATTGCAATACTGGTTTCTTGCGATATTCGAAAGCTAGATCGTATATATCTATTGTTTTCTTACTATAGTTTTTTAGAATATTTATCATCAACATTGCCTCCAATGACTTATACTCGAGCGTTTCTAAATTTCTAGCCGGTATTGATCAAGAATTCCACTCAAATGTAGTTTATATTGCTCAATCACCGGCTCCGGAGATAGTATTTTCACCTTACTTCCAAACTGTGATATCCAAGCAAAGAAAGTAGAGCTTACGGCCACCTTAATCCAGATACAGAAGCTATTATCATCCTTTTTTCCAATCACAACGTC is a window of [Clostridium] saccharolyticum WM1 DNA encoding:
- a CDS encoding Wadjet anti-phage system protein JetD domain-containing protein encodes the protein MINILKNYSKKTIDIYDLAFEYRKKPVLQWSREEINEYIQQLQDLDDQRIIQIKRSGKGEANLDSIQRKITINKWNLEGQSEAVDLDLFCHDLGMDASYYLKNLDQYHIDRPHIERLTALLHRNSGELTLNEISYVVFKDEKALSQPEKASVNGKRILNNLGLEISDIPYVDTISPFYYPTSSDGDTVLVVENKDTCFSLLRLLAGKESNIKGVLFGEGRAVIKIFKFLHVYSLGNNDLFLYYGDVDQEGFDIARSLIEKYPQHNIKLSRALYHSLLSYEGRALIKKRTIDNSKAEDILTNLFDEDRTSIMSILESEGCIPQEALNYDDMKVTMDELQYRLF